agcgcctcgagtctcggaaatcgcctcttgcaagatccctctcatctgttctactttttgggcgactgctccctcagtgatcacctccacaggcgcttcgctacgaacgccttcttgttgcgctgacacttcgttgcgcaccgtggacacgggttcgacttcaggagcagcctcacgtcgaaatcgttcgagctcggcggcttcaaatatgccctttcgttggatgtaccgagctcgatctgccaggttctgttccgtaacagttagcgtaggctcaagcagtaggaactcgcggtgcattactgcccggtagccagtccgcccggtttcacgtcctacagccctatagtacgcacgcatgacactctcgttcattttcggtgtccatctcatgcgacgtactccaccagcggcgggcaacgaatgctgagtcccttgggactctgtcgtcgccaagccaactggcggggatggtggataacccgaccggtcaggtggtggtgccggtcggcggggttggctggcggcccgcatgctgccacgtccagcgccagctccagacgcgccctggcgtcccccaggcagcggccctatGCGCCTTTGTAAATCATCCTccatcatagtattttttttttgagtgctaatatactcacttggagaggcactcacgctctccaaggaggctgcgcgggtgttatgcagcttttgttgcccttagtcgccttttacgacaccctaggcgtaggaaggggtggtcctattctactctgccgggaaccacacggcttttattattattattattattattattattattattttcggtattttttttttctcagccTTTGGCTGGTTTTTCTGAATTTACGGGTCAAAACCAAGTAAATGCAGCGTGTGGtgtgttaaaattatgtgttgTGTGGGATTTCGTGTTCGTCAATTTGCAAGAACTTTCTTACGATTCGGCATGTATTTAAAATGGCGGCTTTTTGTAAGGTGATATAAAGAGTTTCGTTTAATTCTAGTAGTTTAAGACTATGTAACAGATGGTTTGGGATAACACCTGTCGTGGAAAGAGCTATTGGGattatgtatactttattttggttcCAAATTCTAGCTACTTCCTCCTTTAGTTCAGtatatttgttgattttttcagaaattgttttttgtaGGTTATGAGTGTTGGGAACAGCAATATCTATCAgataggttattttatttaatttatcttggaGCGTTATATCCGGTCTATTGTAGTGGATGGTTCTGTCTGTAAGTATTGCGCGATCAAAATAGAGCTTATGTGTGTCGTTTTCTAAGACTGTTTGTggcttatatttgtaataaggtGTGTTTGTGTTCTGTATGAGTTTGtgttttagtgctaactttTGGTGAATTATGTTgactacttggttatgtctatGTGTGTAATCTGTTTGTGTAAGTGTTGTACATGCCCCGGTAATGTGTTGGATGGTCTCTGGTTGAACGTGGCATTTGCGGCATTTATCGTTTGGTATTGAGGAGTCTTTGATTATGAATTTTCTGTAGTTTTTAGTGTTGACTATTTGATCCTGTATCGCTATTATAAATCCTTCGGTCTCTGGAAATAGGTTTCCTATTTTAAGCCATTTGTTTGAGGCTGCGGTGTTTATGTGGGGTTGTTCTAGATCGTGAGGATGGCGGCCGTGTAATACTTTTCGTTTCCAGCTATCTAGTTTTTGTGTTTGAGtttgtaaaattttctttttaatatatacaacaaaaaaaaaaaaaacaaaaccgtAGGAAAAATAATTACCTTTCACGTTTCCAGCTTTATTACTTGTAGAAATAATTTTCAGAGGTTTTGTGTAACTTCAGTTGAAGATATACTTTATTTCACAGGTTTTTCGGTATATTTTACAACGAATTAAcgattaatttcatatttatgaattaattaactattttgaACTGTAACTggtttaacaaaattaataacttttcatcaaataatacatttatcatacaataaaattcttttttgtgaaattgtaagtcacaaattaaaaaaaaatgctaatttaatttcattatgattttattaattgaataaataaaaatattcttttttaataaaacacttttttcggattttatcgcggtttattgttaacttttgattcccgacgtttcggatactttacagcaaccatggtcacgggaggactgaggtgtcagacgtcccaacgttacaaagttattcgaaactacccgacatacatcaatatcttatatagtcctatctacgcagaatgtgctaattgagtctttaatctgtggtgaattatgcttggtttttgatttaattatattaataatggggtcccaagcaggtggtaattgccagccatcttctctattgaaatttggatgttttttaatttcaatagcctcacggatcatccttggttggaatcggtgttcttttgcgaggatctgtggtttatcgaatctaatataatggctagctgtgtctagactgtgttcacagattgcagacttagtatagcgacgatgttttaagtcagctatatgttccttaacgcgagttttgatcgatcgttttgtttgtcctatataagagagaccacagtcacaatcaagcttgtatactcctgcatcttgtaagggtatatgacacttgacagatggtaaaaattgacttatcgtttttggcggcttgaaaaaagtttttgtagaagctcgctttaagatgaagccaatcttgtcagtgacccctttcataaaaggtagcacagcaggtactcgttcgacggtggctggtttcacacgttcactgcgatgaggacgcggtacccgaagcttgttgtctcgcagtacttgcttgacatgttgaagttcggtctccaggtgtcgctcatcgcagatccctcgtgctctctgaaacaaagatttacccACGGTAGCTAACTGTGTAGGATGATGGTGTGATTCGCCGTTTAAGTACCTATCCGTATGGGTATGCTTTCTATACACTGTATGGCTTAAGGTATTGTTGGGATTACGGATGACTAATACATCTAAGAAAGCTAAAGATTTATTTGCCTCCAACTCCATTGTGAATTGAATTTTGGAATTTATGGAGTTAAGATGTTGTAAGAATATGGATACTTTATCAGATGGTAATATTGTGAAAGTATCATCTACATACCGTTTGTAGAACCTGGGTGTTATGGGCGAGGTACGCAGAGCAGTTTCCTCGAAGTCCTCCATAAATATGTCGGCAACAACGGGGGATACTGGTGAACCCATCGCTACGCCATCTACTTGCTTGTAGAACTGATTATTCCACAACATGTAGCCAGATGTAAGGCAATGCTTGAGAAGGTCAGCATATTCTATCGGCATGTCATTTTCCTTCAGCTTTCTTGACACAATACTAATGCAATCTTCAACCGGTAAGCATGTAAAGAGTGATTGCACATCAAAACTAACCATAGTTTCATTGTCACTGAGATGTAGATGTTTGATCTCATTAACAAAGTGGTACGAATCCCGTGTATGTGCTCTGGTTTGTCCACGCAGTGGCGAAAGTACATGGGCAACATGTTTAGCCAGTCTGTAGGTTGGTGAGTCGATCTGGCTGACAATTGGACGGAGTGGAGCATCAGCCTTGTGTATTTTTGGCAAACCATACAGCTTAGGTGGTTTTGGACAAGAAGGAATCAAAGATTTGACGTCTAGATTCAACGACTCGGAGTACTTTTTGATTAGATTAGTAGTAATTTTCAAAACCTTGTTAGTTGGATCGGCTTTGATATTTGTGTAAGTGCTTTCATCCGATAATAGTTGTTGAATTTTATCATTGTAATCTGACGTATCCATCACAACCGTTGCATTACCCTTATCCGCACGAAGAACCGTTAATTCACGTCTGTTTCGTAGATTTAATAAGGCTTTTAATTGTTCGCGGGGAAGATTTAGTTTCGGCACAGAACTTCGTCTTAATGCTGACGATATATCTTGTCTGATAGCCTCCGAATCTTCCttctttatattgtttttcgACAGACAGTCTTCAACGTTAGAAATAGGAGGGGTGACCGCCGCGTTAAAGATAGTTTTAACGacatttgattttgataattgcaTAAAAACTCTGAATAAGCGCGAAATGacaaaatatgataaatgcAAAAaacgacaaattttaaaattcgataAGTTAAACAGCAAATCAAATGTCATAAACAACAAATCGAACACCACAGACAATGACAGCTCACGCGCGGTTGTCAATCTGTCAAAATGTCATTTAGATGTAAACACAATAAAAGTTTTGGAAAAGGGATTAAATTTCGCTGTTACACCTCGCAAGATACCCTTCGAAGAAATTATTTGTAACGTTGAAGACTGTCTGTcgaaaaacaatataaagaaGGAAGATTCGGAGGCTATCAGACAAGATATATCGTCAGCATTAAGACGAAGTTCTGTGCCGAAACTAAATCTTCCCCGCGAACAATTAAAAGCCTTATTAAATCTACGAAACAGACGTGAATTAACGGTTCTTCGTGCGGATAAGGGTAATGCAACGGTTGTGATGGATACGTCAGATTACAATGATAAAATTCAACAACTATTATCGGATGAAAGCACTTACACAAATATCAAAGCCGATCCAACTAACAAGGTTTTGAAAATTACTACTAATCTAATCAAAAAGTACTCCGAGTCGTTGAATCTAGACGTCAAATCTTTGATTCCTTCTTGTCCAAAACCACCTAAGCTGTATGGTTTGCCAAAAATACACAAGGCTGATGCTCCACTCCGTCCAATTGTCAGCCAGATCGACTCACCAACCTACAGACTGGCTAAACATGTTGCCCATGTACTTTCGCCACTGCGTGGACAAACCAGAGCACATACACGGGATTCGTACCACTTTGTTAATGAGATCAAACATCTACATCTCAGTGACAATGAAACTATGGTTAGTTTTGATGTGCAATCACTCTTTACATGCTTACCGGTTGAAGATTGCATTAGTATTGTGTCAAGAAAGCTGAAGGAAAATGACATGCCGATAGAATATGCTGACCTTCTCAAGCATTGCCTTACATCTGGCTACATGTTGTGGAATAATCAGTTCTACAAGCAAGTAGATGGCGTAGCGATGGGTTCACCAGTATCCCCCGTTGTTGCCGACATATTTATGGAGGACTTCGAGGAAACTGCTCTGCGTACCTCGCCCATAACACCCAGGTTCTACAAACGGTATGTAGATGATACTTTCACAATATTACCATCTGATAAAGTATCCATATTCTTACAACATCTTAACTCCATAAATTCCAAAATTCAATTCACAATGGAGTTGGAGGCAAATAAATCTTTAGCTTTCTTAGATGTATTAGTCATCCGTAATCCCAACAATACCTTAAGCCATACAGTGTATAGAAAGCATACCCATACGGATAGGTACTTAAACGGCGAATCACACCATCATCCTACACAGTTAGCTACCGTgggtaaatctttgtttcagagagcacgagggatctgcgatgagcgacacctggagaccgaacttcaacatgtcaagcaagtactgcgagacaacaagcttcgggtaccgcgtcctcatcgcagtgaacgtgtgaaaccagccaccgtcgaacgagtacctgctgtgctaccttttatgaaaggggtcactgacaagattggcttcatcttaaagcgagcttctataaaaacttttttcaagccgccaaaaacgataagtcaatttttaccatctgtcaagtgtcatatacccttacaagatgcaggagtatacaagcttgattgtgactgtggtctctcttatataggacaaacaaaacgatcgatcaaaactcgcgttaaggaacatatagctgacttaaaacatcgtcgctatactaagtctgcaatctgtgaacacagtctagacacagctagccattatattagattcgataaaccacagatcctcgcaaaagaacaccgattccaaccaaggatgatccgtgaggctattgaaattaaaaaaca
The nucleotide sequence above comes from Melitaea cinxia chromosome 28, ilMelCinx1.1, whole genome shotgun sequence. Encoded proteins:
- the LOC123667636 gene encoding uncharacterized protein LOC123667636, translated to MVSFDVQSLFTCLPVEDCISIVSRKLKENDMPIEYADLLKHCLTSGYMLWNNQFYKQVDGVAMGSPVSPVVADIFMEDFEETALRTSPITPRFYKRYVDDTFTILPSDKVSIFLQHLNSINSKIQFTMELEANKSLAFLDVLVIRNPNNTLSHTVYRKHTHTDRYLNGESHHHPTQLATVGKSLFQRARGICDERHLETELQHVKQVLRDNKLRVPRPHRSERVKPATVERVPAVLPFMKGVTDKIGFILKRASTKTFFKPPKTISQFLPSVKCHIPLQDAGVYKLDCDCGLSYIGQTKRSIKTRVKEHIADLKHRRYTKSAICEHSLDTASHYIRFDKPQILAKEHRFQPRMIREAIEIKKHPNFNREDGWQLPPAWDPIINIIKSKTKHNSPQIKDSIST